The sequence below is a genomic window from Phoenix dactylifera cultivar Barhee BC4 chromosome 16, palm_55x_up_171113_PBpolish2nd_filt_p, whole genome shotgun sequence.
ggCTGGATTGATGAACCGAACCATTTGGTCTAGTTTAGTACACCTCAAACCCCCGCTTTGGGATGGCTCGGGGgtccttgattttgatgttaaGATCATGTATAAGTATATCTAGTGTCCTCCTTGCCTTAAAGTTCTATAATAATGTCTCCATGGTTGTTAGGTGCTCTTTTGGTTTGCAAGTTTCTAGTGCCTAAGCACTGCCAAAGCTGCAATTTGACCTATATTTAGTGGTTTTGTTCAGATAAAAGATTTCCATATCCAGGGAAAAGAGATTGAGATGTTCACTGGTGGGTTTGGTTAGACATGGTCGCATCAAATTCTCTAGGAAGTAGGAGAGGGAAGGAGGTGAGGGAGGAAGGGATAAAATGATCTTTTAAGGTCAAGATAAGGGTATAGAAgtctcatgcatacattgcttattatttcctttttttcaatcttttcttcTGTAAAAAAAATTGTGTAGGGTCGCCTTTATATTAtacttttttttggatgagttTATATGTCCAGAACTACCATTAGTGGAGGGAACAAGTGGATATTGAcatcatattttttatattctaaAAACCCATGCTTCTGTTGTTTTGGAAAAAATGTATACAATTTTTCTTCTGATGCTAATTTTTTTGAGATAAGTTGATGTTAACTGAGGTACGGCATACCGTATTGAATTGGACTGTATGGGGTGAACTGTACCATACCGGTTCAGTCCGGTATGCGGTACGGGGGCCGTACGCCGAACCGGCCCCCATACGGGACATACCGACACATTAACAAGGTGGCACCGGCATGGAGCCTGGTACTGAGATGGCGTACCTTAATGTTAACCATCATAAGTTGATTGCTTTGGTTATTGAACGGATAGTGATTTCTTCCACAGGTGTGCTTCTTGATGACCTACTTGCTGCTGAAGATCTGGCTGCTGCTGAAACAACAAGTGCAGCTTCCCATGCTGCAGCAGCTGCAGCAACTGCCAATGTACCAGCAGGAAGATCACCTGGAGCACCTGGAAGATTCACATATGCTGATGAAAGATCAAGGCAAGCTATTCCAGAAGCAGTTCCTGATGGTGCAGTTGTGCTTGGCAATCCAGTTGCTCCTCCTGCTAATGGGGATATGTACACCGATATAAGCACTGAAAATGCCATGCTGCAGGGACCAAGGTAGTCTGCCAGAAATGATATGGATGTCTTATTACTATTCTGGCTTTGTTTTTAGCATATTTTagcagttctttttttttcctctacgTATCAAATGAAAATTGGCCAagtctttcaatttttttttgtggaaaattaagtggaatttactaaaattaattgaaatatgTGATTTAGTATTGATTTTGGTGCAGGAGACTGAGCAAAGGTGTGGAATATTTGGTTGAAGCTTCAGCAGCAGAGGCTGAGGCAATTAGTGCTGCTCTTGCAGCTGCTAAAGCCCGGCAAGTTAATGGTGATGCCGAGCAATTGCCTGACCGCGATCGTGGTTCAGAGGCTACGCCAAGTGGAAAAGAAATCTCAAGCTTGATAAAACTTCCTGATGGTTCCCTTCCAAATGACTCTGCACCACCTGGGGTTCGGCTACATCACAGAGCAGTCAGTATAAGTGTCAATGTGTTTTCAGCTCTGTATTTTATTTTCGTATCGCTTGATTGATTTGCAAGACACCATGTTTCATCCTATGTCTCCATTAGTTTGAAGCATAGTGGGTAACTTAATGTTGTGGCAAATCCAGTGAGCTACTTCTGCTTTATTGAACCATGAAATtgacttttattttttgatcatGCAGGTGGTTGTAGCTGCAGAGACAGGGGGTGCTTTGGGTGGCATGGTCAGGCAGCTTTCCATCGATCAGTTTGAAAATGAAGGCCGGAGAGTCAGCTATGGTACTCCTGAGAGTGCAACTGCAGCTAGGAAATTACTAGATCGGCAGATGTCTATCAATAGCGTGCCTAAAAAGGTAGACTTTATTGTTATATTTGAAGAGAACTCTAGCCTGCAGATCGAGTGCATGGAGTTGATTTTTTGCATTTTGGATTAGAAAAGGGAAATTTGAGTCAATTCTGGTTTAGTTGATATTGACACACAAAATGATATGAAATGCAGAAAaaggaaaatgataaaatagaaTATGTtccatctcttttcttcttgttgCAACACTAAGATGAACGGAACTAACTTATCCTGTTTGGTAAAAAGagatataattataaataaaggaTTCAAATCATGTGGGGGTTTTTTCTGTGGAATTGGACATCCCAACACTTTGGACAGTTgatgtcctgtcctgtcctgatCTGATCCCATCCCGTCACTCAGGATGGTGGGACACGTGGCTGTCCCATTGGGCCAAATGCTTGGGTAAGTAAAACATAAACCCTAATTCTAAGTATCTATCTGTCTGTCTCtctatctgtttttttttcaagtagtctttaaatatttagattttccaACAAGATTTTTcatcttatttttctaatacaTTTTTTTTACTAATGCAGGTTATTGCACATCTTTTAAAACCCCGCGGTTGGAAGCCTCCTGTACGCAGGCAGTTTTTTCTGGATTGCAACGAAATTGCAGATCTCTGCGACAGTGCCGAAAGAATATTTTCAAGCGAGCCAAGTGTTTTGCAAATCAAATCTCCTGTTAAGATCTTTGGTGATTTGCATGGTCAGTTTGGGGACCTTATGCGCTTGTTTGATGAGTATGGTGCTCCTTCAACAGCAGGGGACATAGCGTACGTGTCTTCATAGCATAATTAATGGTTCTGTGCTTGTTTCATGTTGCTATATTCTAATGCCATGTTAGCTTACACATTGCTGTGTCATGTACTTCAGTAGATCGTTCCTTGGAGATTCATTACTGGATTACTAATATGGGTTGATTTTCCGGTATAATATGATATCCTGTATTGTATAATTTGTATTAGTTGATATGAAATGTGATGGCACTTTCATCTTGTGTCTATCATGCTCCTCATGTCAAACTAAAAGTACCTCAGATACCTGGTTATGGTAGAAGATTATTATTTTACTCAATATGGCATATTGCAATAAAAATAGCTGCATACTTTTCATTTGGTGTTTCAATTGAAGTATCTGTTTGTTTTAGCTGATTCTTTATGCTTGTTATGCTTATTGGTACCTGTGATTTTCAGTTATATTGATTATCTATTCTTGGGAGACTATGTTGATCGTGGCCAGCATAGTTTGGAAACTATTACTCTTCTCCTTGCGTTAAAGGTATTGCTTTGGCATGTATGCATACACTTACTTTTGGTTTGGCAGATGAAGTATCTTGGGGAAGAAAAAATTATTGTTAAACCAAGCTAAACCATTACTGTTTGATATTTGCAGGTTGAATATCCTCATAATGTACATTTAATTCGTGGGAACCATGAGGCAGCAGATATCAATGCTCTATTTGGCTTCCGGATAGAGTGCATCGAGCGAATGGTAATTATACTTTTTTTGGGGTCTTCTTGATCGTATTCTGGAGCCAGTTTGTTGCAGATCGTTATtaatttactttatctgggaATAGGGAGAGCGAGATGGAATCTGGGCTTGGCACCGCATAAATCGACTGTTTAATTGGCTCCCTTTGGCTGCACTAATTGAGAAGAAGATTATCTGCATGCATGGTGGCATTGGTAGGTCCATAAATCATGTGGAGCAGATTGAGAACCTTCAAAGACCAATTACAATGGAGGCAGGATCAGTTGTTCTTATGGATCTGCTTTGGTCAGTATTTCAACTACTTATAATGCCTTCATTTCATTTTTGCCTTCTTTCTGATGTAAAAATGACATTATAGTAACATCACACTCTCgccattttctttttcatgcaggTCTGATCCAACAGAAAACGACAGTGTTGAAGGATTAAGACCAAATGCTAGGGGGCCAGGCCTAGTTACTTTTGGGGTTAGTATTTTTACCTTTTAGTTTGGTTACTTTCCATCTCTACTGTAATATTGGTGGGCTCTGTGTGTCTGATGCTTTTTACTTGTTACTGCAGCCTGACCGTGTTATGGAGTTCTGCAATAACAATGACTTGCAGTTGATAGTACGAGCACACGAGTGTGTGATGGATGGTTTTGAACGTTTTGCTCAGGGACATTTAATTACTCTTTTTTCAGCAACTAATTATTGTGGTAGGTATTTGTCACTTGGAACTAAAATTATGTTCATTTTCTTCTGCTAATCGTTTTATGGTGTGGATATAGGCACTGCAAATAATGCAGGGGCAATTCTAGTTTTGGGAAGAGACCTTGTAGTCGTTCCAAAACTTATTCATCCTTTACCCCCTGCCATTAGTTCACCCGAAGCATCACCAGAGCATCATATTGAGGATACATGGATGCAGGTATCTCTCTGCTCGTCGTGTCAACCTGAAGTGTTCAGGAGGTTTTATGCTTTAGCTGTACTGTAATCATGACTTCTCGTGAGTTTGATTTTTCACtcttttcttgtgatatcaGGAGCTTAATGCCAACAGACCACCAACACCAACTAGGGGTCGCCCTCAAGTAGCAAATGATCGAGGTTCTCTTGCCTGGATATAGTAATCTGTCACATATTTAATCCTTCCTCTTCTATGGCCCGAGGCTCCCTCCTGGTGGTGATGCGGCTGTTCCTCGTTTAGACACGAGGAATTGTATCTGTAAGATAGGAGTCAACCATGATGGTCTGGAAGGGGTCAGCAGACAGCCACATTTGAAATTGCAGAGCATCGGCTGACCAAGGGTGAAATGTGTGATCGGCATGTAACTTAATCCATACCCTCCAGGTGGTTGGTTCGCTGAGCCAGAACTAGTTTGATCTGGAGTTGCCTCAGTTCCTGCGAAACTTCACCTGTGTATATTCAACGTTGCTGGCAGATAGGTGAGTGTATGTGGTCTTCTATGTTGCTCATGGCAATGATGGATAGGCTTACTGTACTAGGTATTCTTTCTTATTATGTTTAGATTCTTCTGTTCGGAAAACATAATAGTGTTGGTGAAAAGCAATGATGAGTTCTACAACCTATATTGGCAGTCATGTATGATAGATATTTACATACAGCAATTTTTTGCTGTAATTTCTCTGGTGCTGTGATGTACAACAATGTATGTTTTGAGTGGATAACATATTTGAGGTTTGCTGAAGAAATTATTTAAGTGCTGAGGAGTGGGCCTGTTTCTTTGCCTGTGTTATAGTGAAGTGGCGGAGATCTTCATATTG
It includes:
- the LOC103705724 gene encoding serine/threonine-protein phosphatase BSL3 isoform X1, which encodes MDVDASMSTESDHDPAAANNHDGPSASSASSQATATVPPQEPRQPPPPQPAAAAAAGPRPAPTYSVVNAIIEKKEDGPGCRCGHTLTAVAAVGEEGTSGYIGPRLILFGGATALEGNSATPPSSAGSAGIRLAGATADVHCYDVLSNKWTRLTPLGEPPSPRAAHVATAVGTMVVIQGGIGPAGLSAEDLHVLDLTQQRPRWHRVVVQGPGPGPRYGHVMALVGQRFLLTIGGNDGKRPLADVWALDTAAKPYEWRKLEPEGEGPPPCMYATASARSDGLLLLCGGRDTNSVPLSSAYGLAKHRDGRWEWAIAPGVSPSPRYQHAAVFVNARLHVSGGALGGGRMVEDSSSIAVLDTAAGVWCDTKSVVTSPRTGRYSADAAGGDASVELTRRCRHAAAAVGDLIFIYGGLRGGVLLDDLLAAEDLAAAETTSAASHAAAAAATANVPAGRSPGAPGRFTYADERSRQAIPEAVPDGAVVLGNPVAPPANGDMYTDISTENAMLQGPRRLSKGVEYLVEASAAEAEAISAALAAAKARQVNGDAEQLPDRDRGSEATPSGKEISSLIKLPDGSLPNDSAPPGVRLHHRAVVVAAETGGALGGMVRQLSIDQFENEGRRVSYGTPESATAARKLLDRQMSINSVPKKVIAHLLKPRGWKPPVRRQFFLDCNEIADLCDSAERIFSSEPSVLQIKSPVKIFGDLHGQFGDLMRLFDEYGAPSTAGDIAYIDYLFLGDYVDRGQHSLETITLLLALKVEYPHNVHLIRGNHEAADINALFGFRIECIERMGERDGIWAWHRINRLFNWLPLAALIEKKIICMHGGIGRSINHVEQIENLQRPITMEAGSVVLMDLLWSDPTENDSVEGLRPNARGPGLVTFGPDRVMEFCNNNDLQLIVRAHECVMDGFERFAQGHLITLFSATNYCGTANNAGAILVLGRDLVVVPKLIHPLPPAISSPEASPEHHIEDTWMQELNANRPPTPTRGRPQVANDRGSLAWI
- the LOC103705724 gene encoding serine/threonine-protein phosphatase BSL3 isoform X2 — encoded protein: MDVDASMSTESDHDPAAANNHDGPSASSASSQATATVPPQEPRQPPPPQPAAAAAAGPRPAPTYSVVNAIIEKKEDGPGCRCGHTLTAVAAVGEEGTSGYIGPRLILFGGATALEGNSATPPSSAGSAGIRLAGATADVHCYDVLSNKWTRLTPLGEPPSPRAAHVATAVGTMVVIQGGIGPAGLSAEDLHVLDLTQQRPRWHRVVVQGPGPGPRYGHVMALVGQRFLLTIGGNDGKRPLADVWALDTAAKPYEWRKLEPEGEGPPPCMYATASARSDGLLLLCGGRDTNSVPLSSAYGLAKHRDGRWEWAIAPGVSPSPRYQHAAVFVNARLHVSGGALGGGRMVEDSSSIAVLDTAAGVWCDTKSVVTSPRTGRYSADAAGGDASVELTRRCRHAAAAVGDLIFIYGGLRGGVLLDDLLAAEDLAAAETTSAASHAAAAAATANVPAGRSPGAPGRFTYADERSRQAIPEAVPDGAVVLGNPVAPPANGDMYTDISTENAMLQGPRLSKGVEYLVEASAAEAEAISAALAAAKARQVNGDAEQLPDRDRGSEATPSGKEISSLIKLPDGSLPNDSAPPGVRLHHRAVVVAAETGGALGGMVRQLSIDQFENEGRRVSYGTPESATAARKLLDRQMSINSVPKKVIAHLLKPRGWKPPVRRQFFLDCNEIADLCDSAERIFSSEPSVLQIKSPVKIFGDLHGQFGDLMRLFDEYGAPSTAGDIAYIDYLFLGDYVDRGQHSLETITLLLALKVEYPHNVHLIRGNHEAADINALFGFRIECIERMGERDGIWAWHRINRLFNWLPLAALIEKKIICMHGGIGRSINHVEQIENLQRPITMEAGSVVLMDLLWSDPTENDSVEGLRPNARGPGLVTFGPDRVMEFCNNNDLQLIVRAHECVMDGFERFAQGHLITLFSATNYCGTANNAGAILVLGRDLVVVPKLIHPLPPAISSPEASPEHHIEDTWMQELNANRPPTPTRGRPQVANDRGSLAWI